One stretch of Armigeres subalbatus isolate Guangzhou_Male chromosome 2, GZ_Asu_2, whole genome shotgun sequence DNA includes these proteins:
- the LOC134218094 gene encoding general odorant-binding protein 67-like has product MKPEDMSIKMVFVVTLYGMVVNQVYGQQEISEDCLTRPNTKQPTECCQMPDLIPPRIKVFACIKKIIKSRGPHRTSRNPHGFPPKYNCISECLFEQEGVIANGVLSKEAATTALIAVVGSGWQTVASTSIETCYAKYSSLGNQKDKLGCSMTAGSFKECVQTTMFTNCPNEFWTANTECAQLKAHLEKGCPLMTLSMAFNR; this is encoded by the exons ATGAAACCAGAAGATATGAGTATCAAAATGGTATTCGTGGTAACTCTATACGGAATGGTTGTCAATCAGGTTTATGGTCAACAAGAAATAAGTGAGGACTGCTTAACCAGACCCAACACCAAACAACCAACGGAATGTTGCCAAATGCCGGATCTCATACCACCGCGAATAAAGGTCTTCGCTTGTATCAAAAAGATCATAAAATCTAGAGGACCGCACCGGACATCGAGAAATCCACATGGATTTCCACCAAAGTACAAT TGCATTTCAGAGTGCTTATTTGAACAGGAAGGCGTTATAGCTAACGGCGTGCTGAGCAAAGAGGCAGCAACTACTGCTTTGATTGCAGTGGTAGGATCCGGGTGGCAAACCGTTGCCAGCACGTCCATCGAGACGTGCTATGCGAAATATTCGTCTTTGGGAAACCAGAAGGACAAACTTGGATGTAGCATGACTGCCGGCAGCTTCAAGGAATGTGTGCAGACGACGATGTTCACG AACTGTCCTAATGAATTTTGGACCGCAAATACGGAATGTGCACAACTGAAGGCCCATTTGGAGAAGGGTTGCCCATTGATGACTTTGTCTATGGCTTTCAATCGTTAA